One stretch of Lysobacter sp. KIS68-7 DNA includes these proteins:
- a CDS encoding DUF4166 domain-containing protein has translation MNEPLFRRVLGAQAFDALPPLVRGVHAVSTQETWRGAANITRGRNLLSKLCATVAGLPGARRDAPTSVTFAVDGTREHWHRDFGGARMSSRYREWNGRLLERLGPLEFVFSLGVHDGEILWHTTGVHLFGVLPLPSSWFTQVRCREREREGRYEFLVEAAMPLVGPIIRYEGWLARG, from the coding sequence GTGAACGAACCTTTGTTCCGCCGCGTGCTCGGCGCGCAGGCCTTCGACGCATTGCCGCCGCTGGTGCGCGGCGTGCATGCCGTATCGACGCAGGAAACCTGGCGCGGTGCGGCCAACATCACGCGCGGCAGGAACCTGTTGTCGAAGCTGTGCGCCACCGTCGCCGGCCTCCCTGGCGCACGCCGCGATGCACCGACGTCGGTGACCTTCGCGGTCGATGGCACGCGGGAACACTGGCACCGCGATTTCGGCGGCGCCCGCATGTCCTCGCGCTACCGCGAATGGAACGGGCGCCTGCTCGAACGCCTCGGGCCGCTGGAATTCGTGTTCTCGCTGGGCGTGCACGACGGCGAAATCCTGTGGCACACCACCGGCGTGCACCTGTTCGGCGTGCTGCCGCTGCCCTCGTCGTGGTTCACGCAGGTGCGTTGCCGCGAGCGGGAACGCGAAGGTCGCTACGAATTCCTGGTGGAGGCGGCGATGCCGCTGGTCGGCCCGATCATCCGTTACGAAGGCTGGCTCGCACGTGGGTGA